The genomic window TGGCATCACTTTGTCTTGCACGACACTACGCTGCAGCGGATGCTGCGCCCACGTTAACTAAGCTTTTACTCCGAACTGCCGATACATGACTCAAGGGTGCGTTACCCAGTTTAAGCAGAAGGAGGTGCATCATGGCTATCATCAAAATGGATATGTGCAGCTACGAGGTCGAGCGTGGTGCTGTGCTTGAGTCTGGTTGCGGCGATGAGTGTGTGAAGGCTAGCTGGGAGCCAGCGTTGCAACTTCAACAGATTGGCCTTGTCGAGCGTTGTACTGAGCTGCCTGCTGAACTGGCTGGTGTCAATGTCGAATCCTTTCTGGAGCGGATGTACTCTTTCCAGAGTTGAGTTTCAGCTCCTGAATACGGGCCGACAGAGATGTCGGCCCGTATGCTTGATGCGCTAAGCATACAGTCTGATTTTTCTCGAATGCAAGTTAAGCTACGCACTTCCAATTACCGGAAATCGTCTATGCGCATACTCCATACCATGATCCGTACCGCCGACCTTGATCGGTCGATTGCTTTCTACACTCAAATCTTGGGCATGAAGTTATTGCGTCGCAAAGACTATCCCGAAGGTAGATTCACCTTGGCGTTCGTAGGCTATGGGGATGAGGCGGAGTATGCGGCCATTGAGTTGACCCACAACTGGGACACACAAAGCTATGACCTAGGTACTGGGTTCGGTCATCTTGCGATTGAGGTGGATGATGCTAGTTCTTACTGCTCGCAGGTCAGGAAAAATGGCGGTCAGGTGGTTCGAGAAGCAGGTCCGATGAAGCATGGGAGCACGGTGATTGCATTTTTGCGTGACCCAGACGGCTATATGATTGAACTCATCGAGAAAAAATCCTGACCATTGTGACTTCAAACGGAGCCTATTTCCGTGATCATTGAGACATTCGGTGTGGCTTGGGCGAAAGCAGGTAATTTAATTCTATCTTGCGGTGCAAAAGTGTTATTGTGCGAGCCGTCGCATGTCGTGACGTTCTGTGTAACTTAGAGTATTCGAATGAATTTCCACTCTCACGCTCGAAGCAGCTTTGCTTTGAATGCTGATAAGCAAAAAATCACCAACCATGAAGACGTGGTAAGTGTTTGCCGACACATTTTCGGTGTGGCTTTTTGCGGGGAAGTAAAAAACAAAAAAGGAACGTACATTTCATACGTTCCTTACATTGTTTGGTGCCCAGAAGAGGACTCGAACCTCCACACCTTGCGGCACACGGACCTGAACCGTGCGCGTCTACCAATTCCGCCATCTGGGCATGCAGCCTTGCTGAGGGCGCGAAATATAATTGTTTGAGGAATAGCTGTCAATGACCAAGAAGAAAAAAAGTGTGCGTGAGTTGGATCCGTTTCTAGAGCGCGAACGGGAGCAGTATGAGAATCCGTTACCGAGTCGCGAATATATCCTGCAAATTCTGAGCGATCAGGGTGCGCCGGTCAGTGAAGAGTCTCTGTATGAGCTTTTGCATATAGAGTTGAGCGAGGAAACATTGTTCTCTCGCCGCCTGCGTGCGATGGAACGCGACGGGCAGCTTATGCGCAACCGACGCAATGCGATCTGCATTGTCGATAAGCTAGATCTGATCAAGGGTAAGGTGCAAGGCCATCCTGATGGTTTTGGCTTCCTAGTGCCCGAAGATGGCAGCGGTGATTTGGTGCTGTCCGCCAAAGAGATGCACAAGGTTTTGCATGGCGACACGGTGATGGCGCGGGTTTCCGGCCAAGATCGCAAGGGGCGTCGCGAGGGTCATATCGTGGAGGTGCTGGAGCGAGCCAACTCTCGCGTGGTCGGGCGTTTGTATGATGAACACGGCATTCTGTTTGTCGTGGCGGAGAATCGTCGCATCTCGCAGGATATTCTGGTGGCACCAGGCGGAGCGGGCGAAGCCAAGGTGGGGCAGGTCGTGGTGCTTGAGATCGTTCAACATCCGAATAAGCACGCGCAGCCTATCGGTAAGGTAGTCGAGGTGTTAGGCAATTACGCTGATTCGGGCATGGAGATCGAGATCGCGCTGCGCAAGCACGATCTGCCCCACGAATTCCCGCATGCGGTGGAGACGCAGGCTAAGGGTTTTAGCCAAACCGTGTCCGAGGCTGACTGGGCTGGTCGCGAAGACATCCGCCATCTGCCGCTGGTCACCATCGACGGCGAGACCGCGCGCGACTTCGATGACGCTGTTTATTGCGAACCTAAGGGTAAGGGCTTCCGTCTGCTGGTCGCCATCGCCGACGTCAGCCATTACGTGCAGCCGCACGATGCCTTGGACAAAGAAGCGCTGCTGCGCGGCAATTCGGTTTATTTCCCGCGTCGCGTCATCCCCATGCTGCCCGAGGAATTGTCCAACGGTCTGTGCTCGATCAACCCCGCTGTAGATCGGTTGTGCATGGTGTGTGACATGGAGATCACCAGCGCGGGCGAAATCCGCCGCTATCGTTTCTATCCTTCGGTGATGCACTCGCACGCGCGTTTGACCTATAACCAGGTCGCTGCGATGTTGGAGGTGCCGGATGGTGACGAAGCGCAGCAGTTCGCTGCCGTGTTGCCGCACCTTCAGAACTTGCACGAGCTGTTCCAGAGGTTGCTGGCGGCCCGCGAGAAGCGGGGTGCCATCGATTTCGAGACGGTCGAGACGCAAATGATCTTTACCGATCAAGGCAAGATCGAGCGTATCGTGCCGGTGAAGCGTAACGACGCGCATCGCTTGATCGAAGAATGTATGCTGGCCGCCAACGTCTGCGCGGCACGCTTACTCGAAGAGCACAAACATCACGTGCTGTACCGCTGTCACCAAGGCCCGACACCGGAGAAGCTGGTTGCGTTGCGCGAGTTCTTGGGCGAGTTCGGTTTGCAACTCGGTGGTGAAGACGAGCCACAGGCAGGCGATTACTCCAAGGTGCTCAAACGCGTCAAAGGCCGTCCCGATGCGCCACTGCTGCAAACCGTGATGCTGCGTTCTTTGCGCCAAGCCGTGTACGACCCAGAGAACGTCGGCCATTTCGGACTCGGCTACGAGGCCTACGCCCACTTCACTTCGCCCATCCGCCGTTATCCTGACCTGTTAGTGCATCGCGCCATCAAGGCCGTGTTACAGAAAAAACAATACCAGCCGGGGCAGGCGTGGGAAGCGCTGGGCGAACATTGTTCGATGACCGAGCGCCGCGCTGACGACGCCACCCGCGACGTGGAAGCCTGGCTGAAATGCTTCTATATGCGCGATCACCTCGGCAGCGTGTTCCCCGGCACCATCTCGTCTGTCACCGGCTTCGGCCTGTTCGTGTCTTTGGACGATATCTACACCGAGGGCTTGATTCACGTCTCTGAGTTGGGCGAAGACTATTTCCACTTCGATTCTGCCCGCCACCAGATGCTGGGTGAGCGTAGCGGTCAGCGTTATCGTTTGGGCGACCGCGTGCGCGTGCGCGTGGTCCGGGTGGACATGGAAAGCCTGCGCATCGACTTCGTGCTGGATGGCGCGCCGTTGCGCTACGGTAATCCGGGTCAGACGGATGCTCCAGCACCCAAAACAGCAAGTAAACCTGCCGCCAAGAAGAGGAAGAAATAATGGCTGATCTGCGACTGATCCACGGCTTCCATGCCGTCACCGCGCGCCTGCGACAACGCTCTGATAGCGTCCATGAAATCTACGTGCAAGCCGACCGCCGTGACCAACGCGCGCGCGACCTGCTTAAACAAGCTGAACAGCAAGGTGTTCGCGTCATCATGGTGGATGGCAAGCGTCTGGACGGGCTGGCCGGTGGCAATCGCCATCAAGGCGTTGCCGCCCGCGTGGATGCCAGCCAGCGCGTGCAACATCTGGAAGATGTGCTCGATACGCTGGAAGACGTGCCGTTGTTGCTGGTGCTGGATGGCGTGACGGATCCGCACAATCTAGGCGCGTGTCTGCGTAGTGCGGACGCTTTTGGTGTTCATGCCGTCATTGCGCCCAAAGATAGAGCCGTCGGCATCAATGCTACGGTGGAAAAGGTCGCCTGCGGCGCTGCCGAGACCGTGCCCTACATCACCGTCACCAACTTGGCACGCACTCTCAAGGAATTGCAGGAGCGTGGCATCTGGGTAGTTGGCGCAGCAGGGGAGGCGACCACCAGCCTCAACGAATTCCGCCACACCGGCCCGCTGGCCTGGGTGCTGGGTGCTGAAGGCGAGGGGCTGCGCCGCCTTACCCGCGAAACTTGCGACGAGTTGGTGAAGATACCGATGATGGGCAGCGTCGAAAGTTTGAACGTCTCGGTGAGTACCGGCATTTGCCTGTTTGAAACGAGACGGCAGCGGGCAGCTTAGTCATGTCGAGGGGCAAGCCTCGCGTTGGGAGAGCTGTCGTCCAAGGTTCTGAGGAAGTCTGCTGTTGTCGTCATCCGACTTGAGATTTCTTCTGCACAAGGCGGTGTTTGATCGGGGTGTTTGAGCTAAACTGATTCCCGAGCTTTCAGAAATTGCTAAGAAGGCTTGAAGTAGTCCTGACAATTTTCAACGGGCTGCGTCTTAACCAGTGTGGGCGACTTGCTCATGTTAATTATCCTAAAGGAGTAGGCAAAATGAAGAAAATGTTGACGGGTGTTTGTCTGACTAGCGTGCTGTTGGCAAGTGGCATCAATCTGGCACTGGCCGAAGAGGCTAAGAAGGATATGGGGCCTTCTCCTGCTGTCATCGAGCAGATGGATGTTGCGAACAAGCTGATCGCTCTGGGTGATGCGCGCAAGGATCCACTGTTGCTGATCGTAGCAGCGAAGTTGCAAAAGACTCTGGGCGCAGAAGCGGCTAGCACGCCTACGCAAAGTACCGCTACTAATGATGTGTTGGATCGTGCTAAGAAGCTTTCCGCTGGTCGTAAGGACTTAACTGGGATCGCTGACGACGTGGCCGCACAAAAGACCAAGGGCGGTTATGTTGACTCGATGACTGGTCAGTATCGTTATACGATGTAACGAAAACGATCATGCTGCCTTCCCATTCTGAGCGTTGGATGGGAGGGCGCATCGAAGAAGCATTGAGTCGTAGTTGGATGATAAGACCGCCTATATGGAGTCATGACATGCATAGAATGCTGATTCAACTGGTGGGGTGTGTGTTGGCTCTGAATGCTGACTATTCAGTTGCAGAGGAAGCGATTCATCCTGCATCGGCCTATTCACCCGCAGTGATTGAGCAACTGGCCATGGCTAACAAGTTGATCGCTTTGGGCGATGCTCGTAAAGATCCCTTGCTTTTGATTGTGGCGGCAAAGATTCAGAAAAGTCTGGATGCAGACGTTGGCAATACTCAAGCGCACAGTACGATGATTGAGGAGGTGCTTGATAGAGCGAAAAAATACGCTGGAATCCGTAAAGATTTAGTCAATATTGCAGATGACATCGCGGCTATGCGCAGCAAGAGCTATCGCTCGGATTGCGCTGGCTTTCAGCGAGGTCCTTGCAACGAAGCTGTACTCTATTAGTAACCAGACGAGCGACCAGCTTTTGATTCCGATTGAGGTATGCAAATGTTGAGCTTGCGCTGCGTTCGAGTTTTTCTTCTCACATTATTGTTTATTCCCGTTACCGGCTTCGGAGCAAGTGATTAGTGCACTGGAAAAATCACCTTTCTTCGCGATCAAGTAAAAACTCGTTACGAAAAGGTTATGGGATGCGATATTTTGTTAGTTGCTTAAGCTTAGTTATAGTTGGCCTGCCTTGCATTGTTCATGCAGATAGTTATTTCTATGCTGGCGAAGTTACTTTCCTAGCGTTATCGGGTAAGGACTGTGCGGGACAGAACGTAGGTGATAAACGCCCTATCGAATTGGCTTTGGAGGTCAATGGTAAGCACATCACCGGATTCAGTGAAATCAAAGATGCAAGTCTTGGGCGTATAGATGGAAATAATGCTCACTCGCTTGCTCTTGAGTATTCTGATCCAACCATTGCAGATGGTCATGAAATTAGCCTACAAGGCATAAAGACTCCCAGCTTATCTGGAGAATTGCGCGAGCGAAAACTTAAGCCTGACGAGGACGGTTGCAACTGGTCTCGAGGGGAGATTACTGCAAAATTAATGCCTCGCACTGCCGAAGCTGAGGCGCATTTACAAGGGCTGCCAGCAACCTTTAATGCAAGTAGAGACGAACATGTCGCATGGCGGCGAGACCCCAAAGCCTATGCTGAAATCGCACGGCTATCTCCCGAAGTTATTCAGGCTGAATCTGCAGATTCGGAAAACCTCCAAATTGCAGTTGCTTTGCGTGAGCAACTACAACCCCTATATGAAAAAACATTTGGTATAGACCATCCGCAAAGCGTGGGAAATATCGATCGACGTGCCGAACTATTAGAAAAGATTATTGAGGCTACTCAAAATCCAACAACACTTCAATTTGAAACTGTACTGAAATTACGCGAGCAACTGCAATCGCGTTTTGAAAAGCTTTATGGCACCAATAGCGAACAATGTTTGTACAACATAATTTTGCGCGCCAACCTATTGAGAGAGTTGCATAAAAGTGCTGCCGAATTGGCGTTGCGCGAGCATATTCTTAAAGTTGCCCAGGAAAACTTTCCCAATGTGGTTGCTATCTCTGCTTTTCATCTTGGCGAAACGCTGGAAAAGCTTAACCGCAAGGAAGACGCAATTGCCGCATTTGGCAAAGCTATAGCTGCCGATGAAAAGCGTTATGGGTTGGATCATCCAGAAGTGGCTACTGATTTGAGTAGTCAAGCACGCTTATATTCTGACTTGAATCAATTTGCTAAAGCATTGCCTTTGCTTCAACGTGCATTGGCGATTCGCGAGAATGCTAATGGATTGGAAAGTGTCGAAACGGCTCGTGCTTGCAGTAACTTGGCGCATGTCTATCATTCAAACGGTCAGTATGAGTTGGCATTGCCACTTAACCTGCGTGCACTTACTATACGTGAAAAGGTGTTAGGCAGTAACCATGAAGACACGGCTGAGAGTGTAAATAATTTGGCAGTGTTGTACGAGGGCATGGGGCGTTATGAGTTAGGGATTGCATATCAAAAACGACGTTTGGCAATTGCTGAGAAAAGTGATGGTTCAGACAGTCTTGAGACAGCGCATAGCCTGAATAATTTGGCCGCCATGTACGACAAAATGGGCTTGTATCAGGAAGCCTTGCCACTTTGCCAGCGTGGTTTGTTGATCCGTGAAAAATTGCTGGGTTCAGATCACACTACGACAGCGGAATCGCTCCAAATTTTAGCTAGAATTTTTGAGAGTCAAAATCAACTTGATAAAGCATTGCCCATATATCAACGCGCACTAGCGATACGTGAAAAAACATTGGGAGCCTCCGCCCCTGATACTGCAACGAGTTTAGGTGCATTAGGTAGCCTATACCTCAAGATGAGCCTGTACGAGAAAGCGTTACCTCTACTTCAGCGTGCTTTAAAAATTAATGAGGAAGTTTTTGGGGGTTCACATCCTGAAACAGCTATCAGCTTGTTTCAGCTTTCACGTTTGTATGCAGATGTAGGAAATTACGATCAAGCCATTCTTTATGCACAGCGCTCGCTAACAATAAGTGAGACAGCGCTGGGAGTGATGCATGCTTATACCGCTAATGCACTGGATCATTTGGCGAATTTGTACGGAGCCCTTGGACAACACGCGCAAGCCATTCCCATGAAATTGCGTGCATTGGCCATTCGTGAAAAAGTCTTTGGTGCAGAAAGTGAGATGGTCGCAATTAGCTTAAATAACCTAGCCTATTCGTACCGCGAGATGACTCAATACGATAAGGCACTGCCGTTATACCAGCGAGCTTTAGCAATGAAAGAAAAAGTGCTTGGTCCTGAACATGCAAGTATCGCGATAAGTCTGAATAACCTGGCTGAAATTTATGTGGCTCTAGGCCAGTATGATAAGGCCTTACATTTAAATCAGCGCGCCTTGGCGATTCGAGAAAAAACACTTGGTGCTGAACATATAGATACAGCTTCCAGCCTCAATAATTTAGCAACCCTCTATTTAGAGCTCGACGACTATATTCAAGCTTTGCCGCTACTTCAACGGGTGTTGGCGATTGAAACCAAGATACTTGGTGAAAGTAACATCAGAACGTCAACAACGCTAAATAATTTGGGCAACGCATATTATTATCTGGGGCGATACAGCGAGGCATTACCGTTGTTTTTAAAAGCCTTAGCAATACGTGAAGAAGTGCTGGGTAATACTCATAAAGACACCGCACTGGCTGTGATAAATCTTGCGGGATTGTATAAGGCAACCGATGTCCTCGATAAAGCGCTTCCACTATATCAACGTGCTTACCTAATTCTTCAATCTGCGAACAGTCCTGATATTTTGCAATCAGCCCAACGTAGTTTAGGCAATTTTTACGCTGCTCAATCCAACCCATCTGCAGCCATTTTCTATCTAAAAAGCGCCGTAAACACCATGCAGTCCATCCGTGCCGATTCAAAGGGGTTGGACAAAGGTTTGCAGAAATCCCTGCTCAAGAAAAACGAACAGGTATATAAAACGCTTGCTAACCTACTGGTTGCTGAAGGTCGTCTGGCCGAAGCACAACAAGTTTTAGCTATGCTCAAAGAAGACGAATATTTTGACTTCATTCGGCGCGATGCTAAAGCTGATACACGCGGCATACGCATGAGCTTCAGTGGCGCCGAGAAGCCCTATGCCGAGCAACTGGACAAACTGGGGAGTGAGGGGGCTGCACTAGTTGATCAACTCAATGCCTTGAACAAACAAGCTAAGCTCGGCTTGACTCCTGAGCAGGAACAACAACGTACTCAAGCTGCCAAACAACTCGATGCGCAAACCAAACAAACCCAAATCGTTCTTGATGATTTGCCACGACAATTACCAGTCGCACAGCAACGGCAACTCGCCCAGCAGCATGCTGAACAGGTCGCCCTGGCGGGTGGTGTGCAGCAACAGCTGGGTCAACTCGGACAGGGAGTCACCCTGATTCAATACCTGTTGCTGGGAGACAAGATACAAATCATCCTGACTGATGCCAATCGGCAGATCGCCCGCGAGGCTCCTCTGGGCGAAGCGGCGCTGTACCCCAAACTCGTTGCGCTGCGCAAAGCTTTGGAAGACCCTCGTCTTGATCCACGTCCTTGGGCGCAGGAACTTTATCAAAGTCTGATCGCGCCCATCGAGGCCGACATCAAGACCAGCCGAACTCTCATGCTGTCACTGGATGGTGCGCTACGCTATATCCCATTCTCGACCCTATTCGATGGGCAGCGATATTTGGTTGAGCGTTATCGTTTGTCAATCTACACAGCGGCAGCTAAAGACAAACTCACCGCAGCGGCGAATCCGCAATGGACGATCAGCGGTCTAGGAGTGACTCAAGCGCATACCGGCTTTAGCGCCTTGCCCGGTGTTCAAGTCGAACTGGCGGGGATCGTCGGTAAGAACGGGATTCCCGGAGAGACCCACCTAGATCAAGAGTTTACCGCTGAACAAATGCAAGCCAGCCTGAAACAAGGCAATCCGGTGTTGCACCTCGCCAGCCATTTTCAATTCACGCCGGGAACCGAGGCCGACTCTTATTTGTTGCTGGGCGATGGTAGCCACCTCAGTCTCAAAGACATTCGTCAGGGAGACTATCCTTTCGGACAGCTGGACCTGTTGACCCTCTCCGCTTGCGCTACCGCCATGCACGGCGGACAAGAGGCTAATGGCAAGGAGGTCGAAGGCTTCGGCGCACTGGCGCAGATCAAAGGCGCAAAAGGTGTGCTCGCCACCCTATGGCCTATCGCTGATGCCAGCACCGCACAACTGATGCAGACTTTATACCGTTCGCGTCAGCAGCAACACCTGAACAAAGCTGAAGCGTTACGCCAAGCACAGCTTACTTTACTTCACGGTAGCAGTACGAGTGTCAATCTGGCCTCAACTACTGAACGAGGTGCGGAGCGACTGGAGGGGAGGGCGACCTCGGCCAGCGAGGCCCCGGCTTTTGAGGTGAATGCCATGGCCCCCTTTGCTCACCCGTACTACTGGGCTCCATTTATATTGATGGGGAATTGGCTGTGATCCGTCATCAATAGGACGGCGGACTAGACGGCGATGGAGATCACTATCAATGCCAATAGACATTTGCAGCTAAGCCTGATTGAATTGGCCGCTGTTCGTCTAAAGGGTTAGTAAAGTAATCAGGCTGTGGCAAAGGTAGGTTGGACGTGGTTTGCATTTTCGGTTGTGTCTGTAGATAGGTGAGGGGGGGCGTATGTTGCGTAATATTTCTATAGTTTGTATGGTGCTCGTGGCTTCATGGGTTTCCAGTGCGCAGGCATCTACGGGTTATGCACTGATTGTCGGTGTGTCGCACTATCCATCCTTGGATGAGCGTATGCAGTTGGATGGCCCAAAGTATGACTCTGAGATGGTTGCTGCCTACTTGAAGAAGCAACGATCAGGGCTGTTCCGTCAGGAAAATATCAAGGTCTTGGCCGATGGTATTTCTGGTGCCCAAACACCAACCAAGGCAGCCATCCAGCGGGGTATGGATGCGATCGCTAGCAAGGCGCTTGAAGGTGATTTCGTTTATTTACACTTCTCTGGTCATGGCTCTCAGCAACCGGCAAGGCAGGGCGATCTGAGTGAGACTGATGGTCGAGATGAGTTGTTTTTGCCAGCAGATATTGGCGCTTGGGATGACTCTGTCGGTACGGTAAAGAATGCTCTAGTGGATGACGAGATCGGCCAACTGATTGGCAATATTCGCAAGAAAGGTGCGTTTGTCTGGGTGGTATTCGATAGCTGCCATTCTGGGACGGTCACTCGTGGTGCTCCAGCGGGCGAGGATGTGCATATGAGAAAAGTCGAGCCGTCAGCCTTGGGTATCCCACAGGCAGCCATGGATGCGGCAGATCGGAATGGCACTAAAACTCGCGGCAAGGGCGCAGCACCGGAGTCTT from Ferriphaselus amnicola includes these protein-coding regions:
- the gloA gene encoding lactoylglutathione lyase; translation: MRILHTMIRTADLDRSIAFYTQILGMKLLRRKDYPEGRFTLAFVGYGDEAEYAAIELTHNWDTQSYDLGTGFGHLAIEVDDASSYCSQVRKNGGQVVREAGPMKHGSTVIAFLRDPDGYMIELIEKKS
- the rnr gene encoding ribonuclease R, yielding MTKKKKSVRELDPFLEREREQYENPLPSREYILQILSDQGAPVSEESLYELLHIELSEETLFSRRLRAMERDGQLMRNRRNAICIVDKLDLIKGKVQGHPDGFGFLVPEDGSGDLVLSAKEMHKVLHGDTVMARVSGQDRKGRREGHIVEVLERANSRVVGRLYDEHGILFVVAENRRISQDILVAPGGAGEAKVGQVVVLEIVQHPNKHAQPIGKVVEVLGNYADSGMEIEIALRKHDLPHEFPHAVETQAKGFSQTVSEADWAGREDIRHLPLVTIDGETARDFDDAVYCEPKGKGFRLLVAIADVSHYVQPHDALDKEALLRGNSVYFPRRVIPMLPEELSNGLCSINPAVDRLCMVCDMEITSAGEIRRYRFYPSVMHSHARLTYNQVAAMLEVPDGDEAQQFAAVLPHLQNLHELFQRLLAAREKRGAIDFETVETQMIFTDQGKIERIVPVKRNDAHRLIEECMLAANVCAARLLEEHKHHVLYRCHQGPTPEKLVALREFLGEFGLQLGGEDEPQAGDYSKVLKRVKGRPDAPLLQTVMLRSLRQAVYDPENVGHFGLGYEAYAHFTSPIRRYPDLLVHRAIKAVLQKKQYQPGQAWEALGEHCSMTERRADDATRDVEAWLKCFYMRDHLGSVFPGTISSVTGFGLFVSLDDIYTEGLIHVSELGEDYFHFDSARHQMLGERSGQRYRLGDRVRVRVVRVDMESLRIDFVLDGAPLRYGNPGQTDAPAPKTASKPAAKKRKK
- the rlmB gene encoding 23S rRNA (guanosine(2251)-2'-O)-methyltransferase RlmB, which produces MADLRLIHGFHAVTARLRQRSDSVHEIYVQADRRDQRARDLLKQAEQQGVRVIMVDGKRLDGLAGGNRHQGVAARVDASQRVQHLEDVLDTLEDVPLLLVLDGVTDPHNLGACLRSADAFGVHAVIAPKDRAVGINATVEKVACGAAETVPYITVTNLARTLKELQERGIWVVGAAGEATTSLNEFRHTGPLAWVLGAEGEGLRRLTRETCDELVKIPMMGSVESLNVSVSTGICLFETRRQRAA
- a CDS encoding tetratricopeptide repeat protein, which gives rise to MRYFVSCLSLVIVGLPCIVHADSYFYAGEVTFLALSGKDCAGQNVGDKRPIELALEVNGKHITGFSEIKDASLGRIDGNNAHSLALEYSDPTIADGHEISLQGIKTPSLSGELRERKLKPDEDGCNWSRGEITAKLMPRTAEAEAHLQGLPATFNASRDEHVAWRRDPKAYAEIARLSPEVIQAESADSENLQIAVALREQLQPLYEKTFGIDHPQSVGNIDRRAELLEKIIEATQNPTTLQFETVLKLREQLQSRFEKLYGTNSEQCLYNIILRANLLRELHKSAAELALREHILKVAQENFPNVVAISAFHLGETLEKLNRKEDAIAAFGKAIAADEKRYGLDHPEVATDLSSQARLYSDLNQFAKALPLLQRALAIRENANGLESVETARACSNLAHVYHSNGQYELALPLNLRALTIREKVLGSNHEDTAESVNNLAVLYEGMGRYELGIAYQKRRLAIAEKSDGSDSLETAHSLNNLAAMYDKMGLYQEALPLCQRGLLIREKLLGSDHTTTAESLQILARIFESQNQLDKALPIYQRALAIREKTLGASAPDTATSLGALGSLYLKMSLYEKALPLLQRALKINEEVFGGSHPETAISLFQLSRLYADVGNYDQAILYAQRSLTISETALGVMHAYTANALDHLANLYGALGQHAQAIPMKLRALAIREKVFGAESEMVAISLNNLAYSYREMTQYDKALPLYQRALAMKEKVLGPEHASIAISLNNLAEIYVALGQYDKALHLNQRALAIREKTLGAEHIDTASSLNNLATLYLELDDYIQALPLLQRVLAIETKILGESNIRTSTTLNNLGNAYYYLGRYSEALPLFLKALAIREEVLGNTHKDTALAVINLAGLYKATDVLDKALPLYQRAYLILQSANSPDILQSAQRSLGNFYAAQSNPSAAIFYLKSAVNTMQSIRADSKGLDKGLQKSLLKKNEQVYKTLANLLVAEGRLAEAQQVLAMLKEDEYFDFIRRDAKADTRGIRMSFSGAEKPYAEQLDKLGSEGAALVDQLNALNKQAKLGLTPEQEQQRTQAAKQLDAQTKQTQIVLDDLPRQLPVAQQRQLAQQHAEQVALAGGVQQQLGQLGQGVTLIQYLLLGDKIQIILTDANRQIAREAPLGEAALYPKLVALRKALEDPRLDPRPWAQELYQSLIAPIEADIKTSRTLMLSLDGALRYIPFSTLFDGQRYLVERYRLSIYTAAAKDKLTAAANPQWTISGLGVTQAHTGFSALPGVQVELAGIVGKNGIPGETHLDQEFTAEQMQASLKQGNPVLHLASHFQFTPGTEADSYLLLGDGSHLSLKDIRQGDYPFGQLDLLTLSACATAMHGGQEANGKEVEGFGALAQIKGAKGVLATLWPIADASTAQLMQTLYRSRQQQHLNKAEALRQAQLTLLHGSSTSVNLASTTERGAERLEGRATSASEAPAFEVNAMAPFAHPYYWAPFILMGNWL